One Candidatus Eisenbacteria bacterium genomic window, AGAGGAGTTCCTGGGTGCCTACATAGACCTCTGGCCCACGGATGACGAGGAGTCCTTCATCATTGCTATGGCGCGAGGGATCTCGGAGAGCCTCGAAAGCAAGGCGGACAAGATGCTTAAGTCTGCCCGCCAGTTTTTCGGAGCAATGGCTCCGTCCGTGACTATGGACTCTGATGGCAAGCCCACCGTGACTTTCGCCCAACGCACTGCAAGTCCAGGACACCCCGAACTCCGCTCGATCCTAGCCACCCCTGCAATCATAGCCAAGAAACGCAAACGACGCGTCGTCATTGTCTTCGATGAATTCCAGCGCATCCTTGAGTATGACAATGATCTGGTAGAACGGACTTTGAGGAGTGTCATCCAAGAACAATCGGAGATTGCCTATATCTTCCTTGGAAGCCGAAGACACCTCATACGAAGCATGTTCTTGGATCAGAACAGGCCGCTGTATCGGGCAGGCACGCACTATCCACTTGGACCAATCGCAACCGAGCACTGGATTCCGTACATTCGATCACGATTCCGCAAGACCGATCGGGAAATCGCTTCTGCTGTCATCAAAGAACTCTGCGCAATGACTGACGGACATCCTTTCTACACACAGCACCTTTGCCATGTCCTTTGGGAAATGAGCGATCCTGGTACCGTGATCTCTGCCGACAATCTTCAGGCGGCCCTTGGGCTGGTTCTTGAGCGAGAGAGCTACGCGTACACCGTTCTCTGGGAGTCCTTGGGAACCAATCAACAGCGCTTCGTGACTGGCCTGGCCCACGAGCCTCCGGGAACTCAAGTTTATTCGGCAGATTTCATTGCGCGCTATCGGCTTCGCAGTCCCGCCAGTGCTCAACGTGTGGTTCAAACGCTTCTTGAACGTGATGTCATCGATCATGCGGAGGGGTCCTTCGTCTTGACGGACAGGATATTTGGTGCTTGGGTCAGACAATCAGCATTGTTGCCGTGATCGTGGGAAAGGATGAAGAGAGATAACACTACATGCACCAGATGTCTCGTGCCGTCACGGTCCTTGCTGCGCAAGGTCCGCACCGGCCCATCCGCCGGTGATGTTCTCGTTACAGAGGTTGGAATTTTCTTGATTTTGCCCTTGACGCCCACAACTACGATTTGTAGTTAATTGACTACGATATGTAGTCAGCCTGTTTGCGGGCGGCCCAATGGCAAAAATAAATCGTACATCCCCTTCTCTGGCAAGGCTTTTCCCGAATCCAGCTATGCTCGATGTCATGGTTCTGATCATGTTGCATCCCGACCAGGAGTTCTACCAGCGGGAAATTGTTGAGAGAACACAAAATACAGTTCTGCAGGTTCAAAGGGCTCTGAAGCGAATCCAAGATGCAGGCTTTGTTCAAAAGAACAAAAGTGGCAACCGAGCCTATTACAGGGCGCGACGCGAACCAGCCTTCCATTGAGGCCTTGATGTCCACTGCATGCGGATCCGCACAGGGCGGTTCACGATGATGGAGCACACGAGAAACCTCACTCTTACAACTGATCGCTGTCAAAATCACCGCGCGTTGGCGCGTTCCCATTGCTAACAGATTCTCCACCGTGACCCAACAAGGGAGCGGGGGTGTCCACAAGGAGGATGAGTATTCGTGATAGTCTGACACTGACGCCATCATAATCGGCCTGCGCCGTCTCGTCTGAGGCGGGTACCCGAGACCGTCGGGTTCATCGCGGGCCACTTCTTTGACATGCCATCCCCGTTGCAGCGGATCGTGTTCCCTCGCTCGGGGAGCGTGAACGAGACGTGGACCGCGAGCTGATGCTCGACGTGGAGGCAAGACTCTTCGCGGCCGTTGGCGAGTACGGACAGGGAGCAAGCGAACAGGGAGCGGCCGGGCTCCGCAGCGCGCTTCAGGATGGTCTCTCGGGAGGCGTTCTCACGGAGGACATGATAAACGACGTGGGCTACTACTGTCTTGAGAACGGCCTCTCAGAGGCCGCAGTGGAAGCTTTCATGTTCAACGTAGAGCAGTTCCCGGATTTTGCGAACGCCCACAAAAGTTTGGGGGATACGCATTCCACGGTTCTGGCTTTAATCCGCCGGCCCATCCGAATGCGGCCCCGGGATCCCCCCCATCCAGCTTTTTGTACTGGCTGCAATACAGACTTACCGATATCCGGGCTCCCATGGTGTTATCGCAACATCATAGCGCAGGAAAACCGTTACAAATTGGACACCCAACAGGGTTTGCTGTAATCTATTTTCAGCAGTGTGCCAGTGAATAAACATGTAATGAAACAGAAGCATTAAGGGAGCCGTTTGCAGCGCAGACGCCCCCCAATCCTGTGAATCATGATGGTTAGATAAGGAATGGTTAAACAGAGAAGAAATATTTGAAGATAGGCCAATGCATTGAGGTTATGAAATATGAATAAATTCAACCCCGATACATATTGCGGAATCTACTGTGGTGCTTGCTCAATATCTATGCATGATAAAACCGGTCTCACTGATGATTTTTCTGCCTGTCTCAAAAGTGTGCCGAAGGAGGATTTATCTTGCGGCGGCTGCAAATCCGACAATGTGTACTATGGTTGCCGTATTTGTACTCTCCGTTCCTGTGCGCGTGAAAAAAATGTCGAGCATTGTATCGACTGTCCCGATTATCCATGTAAAAAATATAGAAAGTGGCAAGGGGTGGCAAAATTTCTCCCTCACATTAATGAAGCTGAGGATAACCTGGAGGCTATCAAAGACGACGGTGTTGACCACTGGCTTGATTCGCAAAAAAAAGAATGGTCATGCCCTACCTGCGGCAATCCTTTCTCATGGTATGCATCTATATGTTCAAAGTGTGGTCGTAGCCTTGTGTCAAAAGCATTCAAACTATCCGGCTGGAGGAAATTCTTGTGCCGCTTTATGATCCCGATGGTGTATCGAAAGGGAAAGGCGAGGTATAAGAGTGTTTAACAACGGCATTAAGGGCGATGGCAAAAAGCCGTCGCGCCTTATGTCGGGAGTTAGGCCGATTTTAAAGGGTTAGATATCCTTGCGAGAACAATCGGCCACGGGTTGACAGACAGGAACACGCCATGGATTCGTTTCCATATCGAGTATTTATAAGCTATTCACATACCGATCGATCGATTGTAGATAGTCTAGTTCAAGTTTTACGAGATTCAGGGACCTATCCAATGTGGGACGACGACTTAGTTGGCGGGAGCGGCTTTTCAGATCAAATTCAAGATTTCATCAGCAATTCTCACATATTCCTTCCTGTGCTAACTCAAGAGTCAAAAGATCGTCCATGGTTACACCAGGAAATAGGCTACGCACTCGCCCTGGGAAAACCCATTATACCGATTGCCTTAAACGCCTTGCCGGATGGAATCATAAGTGGAGTTCAGGCAATTCAATTGAAAGACGATCTCTCGGACGCGCAGCAAAAACTTACGCCGGCTCTATTTCGAAAACACATGACATCCATCCAAGAGCACCCGATAACGTATCAATGCACCGATGACAACATCCGCCGCGCGCAACTGCTAGCCCAACATGCAGATAGCGTGAGCTCTATTCATCAACATGGCCGAGTGCGCCAAATGGCCTCGCTAACATCATTCCATCTCCCGGGGCGTGGGACCAAGGACCCTATCTGGAAAAAATATTATCCAGCGACTCCCGATAACAAGATTCTCTTTGATGCGTTGCGCAAAGAGCGAGTTGCTTTAACTGAACACGCCGAAATAGCCGGATGCAGCCTAATCCTTGATCCGTTCGATCGACTTGAAGAAATCTACAAAAGACATGGCGCAGGTAATGTTATAGCCCGTGTTAACGGACTCATTTCCTTTCTGAAAGACGATACAGTAAGTAACATAGAAGTTGCTATAAATGATGACAGAGAGCGCGAGATCTCACTGACTGTTGTTGGTGATTGGTTTTCATCCGAAGCTGTGTCTTCAGGCGAGAAAAGCATCTTGAAGGAAGCCGTTTTTACACGATGTGCCACGGAGGTTCGACAACATATCGAGGATTTTGATGAACGGCTTGAGGAGCTCCTAGATTCCAGAGGGTGGCACGTGGAATCATCTCGCACAGAAGCAATATCATGTTTGGAATCCTATCTGGAGAATTTGAAATCCAAGGAGCCTAATTTGGCTCAGCGTAGGTTAAGATAATGCGGTCTAACGAACGTTAGGGTGCACCAATAAAGGAACAGTGAAACATGATAACTATGAAAACAAGAATCTCTATCTTGCAATCGGGCAAATGTCGTTGGCAATAAGCATTCTCCTAAATCGCTTTGTAGGTGATAGTAATCCTGTTTCATTTATCGTCGGTCTACTGACCGGATTATCAATAGTATTCAACATTGCATTTATGATGCTTTATCGAAAAGACAAATCAGACAAATGACATTGTCTCTGAGGATCTTTGTGCGCCCTAACAATTGCATGACCCAGATTTGGCTTTCACCAAGCAGGTTATGCACCCGTTGGGCACGCACGTGCAGCATGAAGCGGTGGAGCAAGTGTTTCGGCCAGTCGAGGAGAAACCCTCGGGCGAATGCGGAGCACGGTCCGACTTCTGGAAGGAGCGCACGGAGAGGCAGGCATGAGCAGCTTGTCCGGAAACTGCCGTCTTGTGAAGGAGTCCGCCCGATTGCTCCTCCGAATCACAACCATCAAGGAGGTGTCGTGTGAGAACTGCAATCGTGTGCTTTGCACTCATCGGCTCGCTGCTGGTCAGTTCGTCTGCGGGTGCCGACCCCATCAGCCTCATATAGATGATAGCACTACTCCTAAGTACGGCAGCCGCGGTCTTTAATCCACCGGTCCATCCGAATGCGGCCCCGGAACCCGCTCCGTCTCAGGTTCAAAGACCTCTTCTATATGTTCCCAGAAACGAATCATCTGCTTCACGGCAAAGACAGGCGGTTCGGAAACCTTCTTCGCCGCGGTGCCGGCCGCTTTGCCGGCCAGCTTGGCGATGCCGGCGAGGAGATGACCGCCCACGCCTACCGCCCCCACCACCCCCATCGCCGCCTTCTGCGGAAATCTTACCGCCCCGCCGACAACGAGGCGACGTGTTGCGGCGGCCACACGGCTCGCTCCCTCGGCCACCACACCGCCGAGAAGACCGGCCGCTTCGAGCGAGGCGCTGCGTGTTAAAGCGCGGCGGTCCGCATCAATGCGGATTCCACAATAGCGGCGCGCGAGAACACCAATCCGCAAGGTGAGCAGCGCGTTCGCCGAGCCGTCGAGCAACGAGTTCACAAGCAGAGAGATCAGGGGATCCATTCCGTTGACGGGGATCAGTCCCGAGAGACCGGCCGAAACGGGCGCCCCAAGGACGGCGAGGACTTCGCTGTCCTGGATCTCCCCCGCGATAAAGGCCGCCGTTCCCACATTAAGATAGAGCGCCCACAGCTCACGGGGGTGGGGCCGCTGATAATAAACCTCAGCGATCTCCTTCACCATACGCAGTTGCGCCGAGAGCACGATCGCCGTATCGAGGCGGCCGCTTTGTGAAACGGCTGTCGCGGCGAAGACGGCGGCGGCATGCCGGCGGATGATCTTCTCCGTACGCCGGTCAAGAAACGTTAAAGTGTTATTGATCTCATCTTCCAGTTGCGACACCCGCATGACGGATGAAACAGCCTCGGCGCCCGATCCGGCACCCTGCCGCTTCTTCTCACCGCGGGTCGCATTGAAGGTCGCCTCCAGCGCGGCCAATCCCTCATACTCATTCCGCACCGCGCCGTTCTTGAGAATCCGCCCGGCATACCGCTGTAGAAATTTCTCCCATTTTCTGCCCGATGTCTTTTCGGGGCGCACCAATGAGGCCGGCAGCATGAGAAGTTTCGCGACAGGATAAACAATAAGAAGTCCCACTCCCACCAGGAGAAGCAGGATGACAAACCAGCCCAGAATCGGGTGCACCGCGGCCGCTTCCCGATAAAGCATCAGGGCCGAACCGAGCAGGCCGATCAGGGCCAGGATCGTGAAGCCGATCCCGACGGGAATCAGAATTTTTCGGAGAGTTTGCATCATGATTCTCAGTCTACTCGCTATCCGAGGCTTCTGCTGGAGGAGGCGGAACCAAGCACTCCAACTTATCAATTAAATCGTTGATGTGCGAAGTGGCAACTTCCCAAAGATGGGCCGGATCACGTCTATTAAGCGGCATAAATGACTTTCCTGGTCCGAAGAATCTCAGATCTCCTAAAGGGATTTCGCAGGCTTCTTTTTTCTATGAGATCAACTTCTCGACCCAAAATCGTCTGAAGTTCATCACGCATATCAATAAGATCGAATAAGGACCATTTGGCATGATCCTCAAAAGCAACAAGCACATCAACATCACTGCTCGAGTTGAAATCATCCCGCAAAACTGAGCCAAAGAGAGCCAACTCCGTGATCCTCCATTTTCGAGCGAAGTCACGGATACGCTCATCACCAAAGTCAATTCGAGTCTTCTTCATCTTTGGAATCCCAGGGTTTACATCGATCTATCCTATTCATTGCAATCGCTTGAATAAGGATAGCGTTTACCGCCCTATCGTGCAAACGACACGCTCATAGACCAACCCATTTCCTCCCCGCCCCTCCTTATGCTATTCTCGCGCTGGTATGGCTGAAACCTAGGGATGGCTGTCATGGGAGGAGCTCAGGATGGAGTTGGCGGAACGTTATGAAAATGTTGGAGTTATAGGCGCGGCGGGGAAGATGGGCAGCGGCATCGCTCTGCTCCTCTCCCAGCAGATGGCGGAGCGCAAGCTCGACCCCAAGGGCAAGGGCCGGCACTTTCGCTTGGTCGCGATGGATGTCGATGATGCCGGATTGGATGGGCTGCGCTCGTATCTAGCCGCCCAAATGCGCAAGGCCGCCGAGAAGATGACGGTCGCCCTCCGCGGCCTCTATGCCGATCGCGCGGATCTGGTCGAGAATTCCGAGATCATCGATGCCTTCATTGATGACGCCGTCGGCGTCGTCCGTTTTACAACCGACCTCAACGCCCTCAAAGATTGCCACATGATCTTTGAAGCGATCGCCGAGAATATTCCGCTCAAAGTTAAGATCTACAGCAGGCTCAATGAACTCTGCGGGCCCGACACCTGGTTCTTCACCAACACATCATCGGTTCCCATCAGCCTGCTGGATCGCGATGCAAATCTCGGCGGACGGATCATCGGCTACCACTTTTACAATCCGCCGGCCGTTCAGAAACTGCTCGAGCTGATCACGACGCCGGCGACAAAGCCCGAACTGATTGAAGCCGGGAAGGCCATCGCCGCCGATCTCCGCAAAAAGGTGATTCCGGCCAACGATATCGCGGGATTTATCGGTAACGGCCATTTTATACGGGACGGACTCCACGGCATCGCCGAAACGGAGCGTCTCGCCAAGGAACATGGTTTCGCCGAAGCGGTATATATGGTGAACCGGGTGAGCCAGGATTGGCTGGTCCGCCCCATGGGGATTTTCCAGCTCATCGATTATGTCGGCGTGGATGTCTTTCAGTGCATCCTCGGTGTGATGAATCCGCATATCGATGGCGAGGATCTCCACTCCGACCTGATCGACAAGCTCATGAAGGCCGGTGTCAAAGGCGGGCAAAACCCCGACGGCAGCCAGAAGAACGGCATTTTACAATACGTCAAGGGGCGTCCCGCCGGCGCGTACAGCTTCGACAAGAGCGGTTATGTTCCCTTGGAAGCAGCCTGGACGGGCAAGTTGGACGCTCTATTAGGCGCCCTTCCCGCGGGTCACGCTCCGTGGAAGGCGCTGATGGGCGATCCAGGCAAGGACGAGAAGCTGGCCGCCTATTTTAAGAATATGAAGAAGGACGCAGGGATGGGCTCCCGTTTGGGGACGACCTATCTCAAGAGATCGAAGGAGATCGGAGAGCATCTCGTCAGCAGCGGCGTCGCGGCGCAGGCCGACGACGTCAACGGTGTTCTCATGAACGGCTTCTTCCATCTTTATGGGCCGATCAACGATTACGCCTGATGTGGCGGATGGAGTGGCGGATAATGTTGCCGATCCTGCCCAAATGCGTATCAAGATTTTAACTTTGGAGCTGGAGGGAAAAAGATGCCGTTAAGCCGAAAAGTCTATGGAGCCGCCGGGGCTTATACAATTTCGCTCGGATCGGGCCGAAAAGAGTTCAATCCCAAAAAAGCCCGCCCCGGTCTCGAACACTACATCAAAGAGGCGGGCCAAGCCGCCATCGCCCAGATTTCCGATCCCGCCATCATCGATGAGTGCGTCATCGGGAATTTCATGGCGGCCCGTTTCAACAGACAGGGCAACCTGGCGGCTCTGATGCCGACCATCCATCCCTCGCTCGAGTACAAGCCGAGCACGCGGACCGAAGGAGCCTGCGGATCGGGTGGGTTGGCCGTGATGACCGGACTCAAGTCCATCGCGGCCGGCTTGGCCGATGTTGTTTTGGTTCTAGGAACGGAAGTGCAGAACACGGTGAAGGCGATCTATGGGGCCGATATTCTCGCGGGCGCGGGCCACTATGCCTCGCAGCGCAAAGAAGGCCACGCTTACTTCTTCCCCTCCATGTTCTCCGACCGGGCCGGCGCGGCCTTCGAGAAGTTCGGCGAGGAAAAAGTGCGCCGTGCGATGACCCAATGGTTTGTCAATGCGGTTGAGGGCGCCCGCCGGTGCCCTGAGGCGCAGGAGCACCACAATACGGTTGAAGATCTTCATGCCTTGGGCAACACGAAGCCCAATCCCAGAGCCTTTGTCGACAACTTGAACGTTTTCGATTGTTCAAAGGTCTCCGACGGCGCCGCCGCCATCCTCCTCTTTTCCGATGAAGGCCTGAGAAAAGCCGGCATCGCAAAGAAGGACGCGATGGAAATCACGGGCCTCGGCTGCTCGGTCGCCGACCTCACCAAACCGCCGGTGGATCCCACCAAGGCCACCACGAGCGAAACGGCCGTACAGAAGGCTTATAAAATGGCCGGCATCACGGCCAAGGATCTCGGCTTCGCCGAGGTGCACGATTGCTTTACCATTACCGGCGTACTGATGGCCGAAGCGACCGGCTTTGTGGGCTACGGAGAAGGGTACGATTTCATCTCCGAGGGCCACACAAAGCTCGGCGGCCGTTTCCCGCTCAATCTTTCGGGCGGACTGGTCGGCTATGGCCACTACACCGGCGGCACCGGTGTGCGCCAGACGGTGGACAACTGGAAGCAACTCACCGGACGCGCGGGCGACTTCCAGGTCAAGAATCTGGAAGGCAAGCACGGCCTGGTGATCAGTATGGGCGGCAACGACCGGACCGTCGTATCGCTTGTCACACGGCGCGCACAATAGAGGAATCGGCTGCATTCCCGGGGAGCGGGTTCTGAAAACCGTTCATATTGATACCGAACGCACATGGCGCGGCGGTGAGCAACAAGCCCTCTACCTCGCGCAGGGTTTGGCGCGGCGATCGATCGATGTGACAATGGTCGGAAATCCCGGAAGCCCATTCATTGAGAGCGCCCGGCGGGACGGCCTGCCGGGCTTTGAATTGCCGCTGCGGGGTGCGTTGAACCCCGCGGCCGTCTTCCAACTGATGCAGCTGTTCCGCGACATCCGGCCGGATATTGTACACGCGCACAGCGCGCATGCCCACGCGCTCGGCGCTCTTGCCGGCCGCCTCTCGGGGATCGGGCGCATCGTCGTTTCCCGGCGCGTCGACTTCTCGATTCATCATGCGCCTCTTCGATTGAGCCTCCTCAAATACCGTTTCGGCGTCGATCGCTTTATCGCCATTTCCGAAGGTGTCAAAGCGGTCATGATCCGGGACGGTGTTCCGGCGGACAAAATCGATCTGGTTCCCTCCGGCGTTGATATTGAGATGCTGGAAGCAACGCCAACCCGCGATTTCAGGAGTGAATTCGGCATTCCGGAATCGGCGCCGGTTGTCGGCGATGTGGCCCATTTCGGGTGGCACAAGGCGCAGGAAGTGCTGGTCCGGGCCTGTCCCCTCATCTGGGAGCAGGAACCGGAAACCCGTGTGATCCTTGTCGGCGACGGCGGCGAACGCGCCAAGGTTGAACGGATCGCGCATGCGATCGGAGCCGGTCACCGGCTCATCTTCACGGGGCACCGCACGGACGCCCGGGAGCTTATCCGCTGGTTTGACATTTTTGTCATGTGCTCGGTCCTCGAAGGACTTTGTACAAGTATTCTGGACGCGCATATCCTCGGCACACCGGTGGTGGCGTCTGATGTCGGCGGCATCCCCGAGATTGTTAAAAATGAAGAGACCGGATTGCTCGTGCCGCCCCAGGATCCGGCATCCCTCGCCGGCGCGATCCTCCGGCTGCTTCGAGACCGGCATCTGGGCGCCCGGCTCAATCAGGCCGGCCGCTCGCTCGTCATGAAGCGCTACAGCGTTAACGCCATGGTGGAGGGAACGTTGGCGGTTTATCGCCGGCTCCTGCATTGATCGGACCCATCCCCACAGATGCATATAAGACTTGAAGATACGCCGCATGAGGTGTATCCTATTAGCATGTAGGATTGCGAAAAATTCTAGGGAGGAAAGATCAAATCGAGGGGGAATCATGATGTCGCAGCGTCGCAATGGAAATCATCTTCTTCTCTCGCTGCTGCTGGGCTCCATTTTTCTACTGAGTGGAGCCGGGGCAGGAGCGGAGGAGACCTTACTCTGGGCGCCAGCTTCAATAGATATCAGCACGGCTCAGAGCACCACAAACCTCTACTACAACGGACTCAGCGGACGGCTTCTCGGCGCCGGAACCGAACAGGCGGCGGAATTGGAGAACCGCGGGGCGGTACGGATCTCGGCCGGCGCGGAAGAGGCGCTCTTTGTTTATCTCATCGAGGATGCGTCACGGGCCGCGTTTGAAGCACCGGCGCGCATTCTTTTTCGCAGCGGGCATGAGGTTCTGCTGGCCACCGACGGCGCGACGCCGCAACTCACCGGCGCGGCTGATGCTACTTCAAACGGATTGAAGCAGCCGGTGCGCCTCGCCAGAATTCCCATCACCTGGCCGGCGGAAGCGGCGGCGCCGCGGCTGCAAGACCGGGAGGCCGATCCACTCATCCAGCAGATGGTCTCCGGCCTGACCATTGCGAGCTATATGTCCACATGGCAGCCCCTCGAGGACTTCGTGACGCGCTACACCCTTGCTCCGCAGAATCTGCAGGCGTCGCAATGGATACTGAACCAGTTCCTCTCCTTTGGGATCGATGCGGAATTCCATTACTTCGAGCAGAGCGGGCAAAGGCGCAATGTCGTCGCCACGATTCCAGGCCAAGTCGATCCGTCAAAGGTTGTTTATATTACGGCCCACTTTGATGCGACATCTTCTGATCCCTATGTCTGCGCTCCCGGCGGTGATGATAACGGAAGCGGTTCGGCCGGGGTCATTGAAGCGGCGCGCATCATGAGCCAGTACCTCTTTGAGTACACGATTAAGTTTGTTTGCTTCAACGGGGAAGAACAGGGGCTCTACGGCTCTTCCGCCTATGTCGCCGATATTGCCGCCGCCGGCGAGGATGTGATCTGTTGTTACAATATGGATATGATCGCCTACGCCGGCACCGATCCGGCGCCGCCCGATCTCATCATTTACACCAATCCCGCTTCAACCTCCGTCGCGGCGACGCTGGCAGAGGCCGCCAATACTTATACACCGGGTCTGATCGAACCGGTGATCGTCAACGAGAGCATGGGATCGAGTGATCATTCGCCCTTCTGGAATCATGGTTACCAGGCGATTCTGGCGATTGAGGAAGAAGCCTGGGGGCCTGATTTCTGCCCCTGGTACCATACCTGCAACGATATGATCTACCGCTATCCTCAGGACTATCCGACCTATTGCGCCCAAGCCGTCATGTCCGCGGTCGCCATGACCGCCATCCCATTGAACCCCAATGGTCCCTACCTCGTCCTCAACGAGTCGACGCTGGATGATGACGGCATCGCGCCCTCCAATGGCGACGGCGACGGCATCCCGAATCCGGGAGAGACGATCGAGGTTTGGGTCAATGTGAGAAATGTCGGAACCGATATAGCGCAAAATGTCTCCGGCGAGCTGAGTTCGGCCGGCGGAAGCGTTACTATCCTCACCTCCTCGGCTGCATGGAATAATATTCCGGCCAGCGGGCAGGGAACCAACCTCACCGCCTTTCTCATCGAGGTTTCCTCATCCGCCGTCGATGGCGAGACCCTTCCTTTCACATTAACCATGACGGATGATTCCGGGAATCGGGAGCTGGCCTTCCAATATACCGTCAGCGCCCCCGATCTCTCGTTTTACTTCTACACCCTGGATGACGCGCCCAGAGGAAATGGAAACGGCGTCATCGACCCGGGAGAGGCCTCTGAAATCTTCGTCACCATCGCCAATCGCGGCGGAAGAAGCGCGGCGGGAGTCTCCGTCGACATCTCAAGCCCGAGTGGTTATGTCAACATTATTGAAGGCACCGCGGGTGTGAGCGAGATCCCCATCGGAGAGGAGCGAGAGTTGACCTCTTCCTTCCGGATCGGCGTCGCCGCGGGCGCGCCGGCGGGGGAAATCCTGCCAT contains:
- a CDS encoding ATP-binding protein; translated protein: MNPFQHSALARKGAFCNRKKELREIRRSMENGDRAFIYSERRLGKTSLVKLALSGLPKEEFLGAYIDLWPTDDEESFIIAMARGISESLESKADKMLKSARQFFGAMAPSVTMDSDGKPTVTFAQRTASPGHPELRSILATPAIIAKKRKRRVVIVFDEFQRILEYDNDLVERTLRSVIQEQSEIAYIFLGSRRHLIRSMFLDQNRPLYRAGTHYPLGPIATEHWIPYIRSRFRKTDREIASAVIKELCAMTDGHPFYTQHLCHVLWEMSDPGTVISADNLQAALGLVLERESYAYTVLWESLGTNQQRFVTGLAHEPPGTQVYSADFIARYRLRSPASAQRVVQTLLERDVIDHAEGSFVLTDRIFGAWVRQSALLP
- a CDS encoding DUF3795 domain-containing protein; protein product: MHDKTGLTDDFSACLKSVPKEDLSCGGCKSDNVYYGCRICTLRSCAREKNVEHCIDCPDYPCKKYRKWQGVAKFLPHINEAEDNLEAIKDDGVDHWLDSQKKEWSCPTCGNPFSWYASICSKCGRSLVSKAFKLSGWRKFLCRFMIPMVYRKGKARYKSV
- a CDS encoding toll/interleukin-1 receptor domain-containing protein yields the protein MDSFPYRVFISYSHTDRSIVDSLVQVLRDSGTYPMWDDDLVGGSGFSDQIQDFISNSHIFLPVLTQESKDRPWLHQEIGYALALGKPIIPIALNALPDGIISGVQAIQLKDDLSDAQQKLTPALFRKHMTSIQEHPITYQCTDDNIRRAQLLAQHADSVSSIHQHGRVRQMASLTSFHLPGRGTKDPIWKKYYPATPDNKILFDALRKERVALTEHAEIAGCSLILDPFDRLEEIYKRHGAGNVIARVNGLISFLKDDTVSNIEVAINDDREREISLTVVGDWFSSEAVSSGEKSILKEAVFTRCATEVRQHIEDFDERLEELLDSRGWHVESSRTEAISCLESYLENLKSKEPNLAQRRLR
- a CDS encoding YcjF family protein — translated: MMQTLRKILIPVGIGFTILALIGLLGSALMLYREAAAVHPILGWFVILLLLVGVGLLIVYPVAKLLMLPASLVRPEKTSGRKWEKFLQRYAGRILKNGAVRNEYEGLAALEATFNATRGEKKRQGAGSGAEAVSSVMRVSQLEDEINNTLTFLDRRTEKIIRRHAAAVFAATAVSQSGRLDTAIVLSAQLRMVKEIAEVYYQRPHPRELWALYLNVGTAAFIAGEIQDSEVLAVLGAPVSAGLSGLIPVNGMDPLISLLVNSLLDGSANALLTLRIGVLARRYCGIRIDADRRALTRSASLEAAGLLGGVVAEGASRVAAATRRLVVGGAVRFPQKAAMGVVGAVGVGGHLLAGIAKLAGKAAGTAAKKVSEPPVFAVKQMIRFWEHIEEVFEPETERVPGPHSDGPVD
- a CDS encoding nucleotidyltransferase domain-containing protein, with the translated sequence MKKTRIDFGDERIRDFARKWRITELALFGSVLRDDFNSSSDVDVLVAFEDHAKWSLFDLIDMRDELQTILGREVDLIEKRSLRNPFRRSEILRTRKVIYAA
- a CDS encoding 3-hydroxyacyl-CoA dehydrogenase family protein, which encodes MELAERYENVGVIGAAGKMGSGIALLLSQQMAERKLDPKGKGRHFRLVAMDVDDAGLDGLRSYLAAQMRKAAEKMTVALRGLYADRADLVENSEIIDAFIDDAVGVVRFTTDLNALKDCHMIFEAIAENIPLKVKIYSRLNELCGPDTWFFTNTSSVPISLLDRDANLGGRIIGYHFYNPPAVQKLLELITTPATKPELIEAGKAIAADLRKKVIPANDIAGFIGNGHFIRDGLHGIAETERLAKEHGFAEAVYMVNRVSQDWLVRPMGIFQLIDYVGVDVFQCILGVMNPHIDGEDLHSDLIDKLMKAGVKGGQNPDGSQKNGILQYVKGRPAGAYSFDKSGYVPLEAAWTGKLDALLGALPAGHAPWKALMGDPGKDEKLAAYFKNMKKDAGMGSRLGTTYLKRSKEIGEHLVSSGVAAQADDVNGVLMNGFFHLYGPINDYA
- a CDS encoding 3-ketoacyl-CoA thiolase, with amino-acid sequence MPLSRKVYGAAGAYTISLGSGRKEFNPKKARPGLEHYIKEAGQAAIAQISDPAIIDECVIGNFMAARFNRQGNLAALMPTIHPSLEYKPSTRTEGACGSGGLAVMTGLKSIAAGLADVVLVLGTEVQNTVKAIYGADILAGAGHYASQRKEGHAYFFPSMFSDRAGAAFEKFGEEKVRRAMTQWFVNAVEGARRCPEAQEHHNTVEDLHALGNTKPNPRAFVDNLNVFDCSKVSDGAAAILLFSDEGLRKAGIAKKDAMEITGLGCSVADLTKPPVDPTKATTSETAVQKAYKMAGITAKDLGFAEVHDCFTITGVLMAEATGFVGYGEGYDFISEGHTKLGGRFPLNLSGGLVGYGHYTGGTGVRQTVDNWKQLTGRAGDFQVKNLEGKHGLVISMGGNDRTVVSLVTRRAQ
- a CDS encoding glycosyltransferase; protein product: MSHGAHNRGIGCIPGERVLKTVHIDTERTWRGGEQQALYLAQGLARRSIDVTMVGNPGSPFIESARRDGLPGFELPLRGALNPAAVFQLMQLFRDIRPDIVHAHSAHAHALGALAGRLSGIGRIVVSRRVDFSIHHAPLRLSLLKYRFGVDRFIAISEGVKAVMIRDGVPADKIDLVPSGVDIEMLEATPTRDFRSEFGIPESAPVVGDVAHFGWHKAQEVLVRACPLIWEQEPETRVILVGDGGERAKVERIAHAIGAGHRLIFTGHRTDARELIRWFDIFVMCSVLEGLCTSILDAHILGTPVVASDVGGIPEIVKNEETGLLVPPQDPASLAGAILRLLRDRHLGARLNQAGRSLVMKRYSVNAMVEGTLAVYRRLLH